The nucleotide window CAATCTCCACATAGGCAAACAGGAGCAACCCAACTGGATGGTGACAGAGAGTCCTCCCCAGACTGTCCTGCTTTAACAAAGGAAGGTGAgtgttggaacccaggaaattcctctggctgccctgcaggactcgagcccctgcccagggggctcagagaccttggcacagagcccaggacccctgtgcctttgattcagcccttggaaaaaacaattaccaacatCATATGAAAAATTACAACCCACcaaagtttaagtagaatgatagcaAATTCAtcacggggtgaaaaatagatttttggggcttttagaatggaggttcagggggcaagatggaggaatctgagTGTGTCCaacctttctccttcttcctcttagcctccatcttctgctgtgatgttggaacttttgggttggtttagagcagaagctcgctgtctaacataggtgataggtattgggaagttattgtaaaaaacaaatttttggggtttttagaatgggggttcagggggcgAGATGCAGGAATtggggcatgtccagcctttcaccttcttcttggcctccatcttctgcagtgatgttggcacttttgggttggtttagagtagaagcttgctgtctaacataggtgataggtattgggaagttatggtaaatgtagtttttagtataaaaagataacatcACCTCTGAGGcgggcagagtgcctctgtctgtcttGCTGAGAGGACCTCGGCAGgtcaggagaaagaattttatagataaggaacaataaacaacgCTGAGACAGAGAagtgaagagctctgactccttcgagcgccaggctgggaaaagagactttctaacgcATCTCAGGGTCAGTGACCAGCAGAGATCCCGAGAGGtgagcagggtgggagcaggTTTGTGCTCACAGTGcgtgctctggggctggcagctgtcactgctgtgccctctgggaacgggcacaggcagggacGGGCACAGGCAGCGCTCCGTGCGTCACGCGGAGGGACAGGGCCCAGCGtgactcagccctgagctgggccaCCCCGGCCATGCTGTGATACCCGTAACCACGGGGATACTAAAAGGAGAGAAGGGGAAGGTCTGACAGGGGGTTATGTGACTAGGGACACTCAGGTTTAGGTTTCTTCTTGGAAGCACTCCGAAACGCAGCCACCGCCAAGGGAGCAGCTACATAGCCAGCACTGAGAGAATAAACATGCCTTAGGGgcaaaatgagggggaaaacgGTGTAAATGGCTGCAAATGCCTTTGGTTTTAATGGCCTTCATCTATTTGCTGCCCAAATGGATTTGATTCATTGAGCCAAGCTGAAAGAGGGAGGGGATTTTAGGGAGGCAGAATTTAATGGCTGAGACTGCAATTCTGGGCCAAGGTCCTCCTCTTGTGAGAAGAGTCCCCAAATGTTTAACAGAGGCTCCACTGAAGGATAGACCCTGCTGGAGGGGCTGATGCTACTGCCACTCACTGGGATGCTTGGGAGAAACACGGTCAACTGAAAATCCCTTTGCTGGCTCTCAGCTTTGAGAGTTAGAGGAACTAAGAtgaaagatggagaaaataGTCATTAAGGCATGCCCTAGCATTAGCAGCAATAACTCACAGGCTCTAGCTGAGGATATCAGGGCGGTTTGCCAGCACCACCACAAGGCAGGGGGGTGCTGCTACCCACACTGGGAAGTCAGGAACTTGTGAGTTCCACCGACTCACCTGAAGTCCTTCTGCAAGGGAAAATCAAACTGCAGGGACACTTGGGACGTGGGAGGCAATGGGGGAGGCAGCACCGCTGTCACAGATACGGTGCTGAACCAGCACTCAGCACATCTTCTCCAGCGCTTTCTCCACAACCTCTGCTTTCTCCTCATGAGGAAACCCTTCCAATGTTTGCTCCGGGGCAGCCTGGCCACAGTAGCAAGAGGAAATTAGTCATCAGGCAGCGCTTGTGTTGCATCACGGACCTACAGGAGGTCAATAGAAGCTCCTTCTCCTCACCCCACACAGTGTTGATGGCTTCTAGGTTGACACACCAcgggaggaagaagaggatgaggagggtaAAGAACCAACGTCCCTTTCACTGCTGTGAATTCAAGCATCTCACAGCTTGCATCCCATTGATTCTCAGTACAACTTAATGTCTAAGGGGTTTAGACagtttgaaaagccaggtgCCTAAATAACAGAGATACTTTTAAACATTACAAAGGATCTCCTGAAGTCCCTTCCACCTCAAAATTTTCCTACAATCCTGACAAATGGAGTTtattcccagctgtgccacagctctgaCTGTGAACTGcacctctccatccctccctcccactcTGTCTGCCCACTCTGCAGAGACCCCAAGGCTGAGGTGAGGGGaattgaggggttttggggcgcCAGCAGAAGGCAGCCCAAAGCTGGCAGCAGTAACCCACGAGTGCAGGCTCCCTTGTTAGCCCTGTGAAAAACAGGGCAGGCTGTTGCTGCGGAATAATTCTTCCTAGCGGGTCCGAGTCGGTGGCGGGGCAGCGACCGGAGGATTCCGCGGGCGGCgggagggatgtggggatgcGTGTGCGAGAAACGccggagctgccccagctccccatcccGCCGCGGTGCCCGCGGTGCTCCCGGGCACATTCAGGAAGGCGACGTGAAGTCAGGCACCCCGTGCCTCGCCGATGAGGGTCTTGATGCGGAAAACCAGTGATACGGGAGGAGAAGCGGCATGAAGCGTGTTGGAAACCGAAGCAAATCCCAGATTTCCCTGGGGAAGcggggcagggggctgggggagaggcgCACACGGTGGGTCGCGGCGAGTCTCCGGGGGGCAGGATTTCTCTTCCATCGCATGGAAGAGCGAGATTAAAGAAGAAAGTGGgagtggggtgggaggggagggaagggaagggggggtAGGGGGGGATGAACAAAGGAGATTGGCAGCACAGctgttttgggaagaaaaaaaaaaaaaaaaaaaggccagcCTTCCTGTTTCTTTAAAGCCGCTCATCTGCGCGGCGGCCGGCTGCCGGCGGCGGGAGGCAGGCGGGCTGTGCGGGAGCTGCGCGGAGCTCGGAGGAACGCACGGACGGACGGAGCTCCGCTGCCCGccgcggccgggcgggcgcAGATGGGCGGCAGcggggcggcggcagcagcggcagcagcagcggcagcggcagcaTCGGGAGCGgcgcagcagcagcggcggaGCGGCCGCGGCTGAGCTTCGCCGCGCAGCGCCCCGCGCCATGCGGAGCGCGCCGCTGGCCGAGGGCGAGCCCTGGCCGCGCCTGTGCCCCGCCGAGCTCGGCGGGCTGCGGCGGCTGCGGCGCAAGCACGGCGCCTGCAAAAGTTTCCGCGTGGAGCTCAAAGTGCTGAGCGGGCGGCGGACCGCGCTCCGCGCCCCCCCCGCAAtgccgccccccgccgccaccgccgccgccgccgcgccgcccgcctGGGAGCCGCGCAGCGCCGCgctcggccccgccgccgccagcaGCGCCttccccgccgccccgccgccgccgcccgccgcttCCCCGCGCCCGCGGCCGGGCGAGGCGTCCGGCGTCTCGCCCGAGATCAAAGCGCTGCAGCAGACGCGGCGGCTGCTGGCCAACGCCCGGGAGAGGACCCGCGTCCACACCATCAGCGCCGCCTTCGAGGCGCTGCGCAAGCAGGTACCTGCCGCCGCCCGGGCACCGCTCCGCCCGGCCCCGCAGTGCCCGCGGGGGCACCGCGCCGCGCTCCGCCTGCCCGGCCCGCGCTCTGCCCGCCGGGACCCGCGGGGTGCCAGGGGAGGTGAAGGGCAGGAGCCGAGTGGCCGCCTGACAGGAGGGGAAGTCGGTTTAAAATGCCTGGAAGTACCAACCCTAGAACTGTGCTAACGCtcaagataaataaataagggcTTTTAATTTGCTTGCAGTTAGAAagttttggacttttttttctctctcccgGAGGGAGAGTGGTGTAGAGAGcgaaaaatgaaacaaacccGATAAATCCCTCCGAGGGAGAACAGAGTGTGTAGAGAGGCACTTGgtcaggctgggagctggggtgaTGCTCCTGTACCTAAAGCACGTGTAGTTGCCAGCTGTCTAGCTGCGGTGAGCTGCCCCAAAGGGATCACCGGGAATTTGGGCAGCACCGTGCTCCTGTTGACGTTGATCCCTCAGAGCCCTTGGGTTcttgcagcagcctctgaaGCGTTCTAtgtgccctgtgtgccagggatAGCCAAGCTGAGCTGTGGTACTCCACCAGTTAGCTTCCCATGGCTTTTACTGTAGGCTGTGTTTGAAGTGTGTCTTGTGCTGAGCTTTCTTGCTGAGAGGACTTGAAAATCGTCATGGTTGGCTGTAAAGGATATGTTCACAGTGTCAGGGTGGCACTTTGAAAGGTTTTGCTCAAAATCCTTCCATTACCTGCCCAGGATGAGGAGAGAAGCCACAAGGCTCTTGTATCTTCTGCACAAGGATAAATCAGTGTCCTGGCCCCGGTACTCAGCTTTATCTGCGTGTAGGCACCGTGTAGAGTGCAGTGATAGACAAAGATGTGCTGTCACATTGTGcaagcccagctgtgctggcttttctgcctttctgttaAATGTTGATGGGACTGTTCCAGGTGTGCAGGAAGGAGGAGATGCACAGGGCTCAGAGGGTGGTAAGCTGCAGATGAGGCTGTGAGAGGTGTTAAGCATCACCTCTCCCAGGATGGTCCCTCCAGGATGGTTCCTCCCTGGTGGGAGCAGCGGTGCTCTGCTTGCAGAGAagctcacacacacaggctTTTCCCTACCATCTTCTGGACATTGCTAATCTGAGCTACTCTGCAAGTGTGCTCGCTTTAGGACTCAATCTGCTGCCCTGCTTAGAGGAAATCTGCCTGTTCCTCTCTTCAGCATGCTGCCTGGAGCCCTTCTCAAtggctgctgtgtcctgggTAGTTGCACCCCAAGAGTTAATCCTTTCCCGTCATCTACTTTGGCAAACAGATTTCTGGGGCTGAGACCAGGGCTGTGTGTCAGGAGAGAATCGCTGGTGAACAACTAAACGAGAGCATTTCTGATCAGTGTGCAGTGGTGGGATCTCACTGCTCCTGTTATAATCCCAGTAATCCAGTGtgtgctgggtgctgtcccCCAGTGCTGAGAGGCTGCCCCTTGTCTGTGCAAACTCCAGACTTGatgtattttgtttctgtgagCTGTTTCCATATTTCAGTTGTTTGGTGACTGTGTGTAACACGCCTGGAAGTGTCAGTCTGATTCTCCATGGACAGACATCTACACCACCAAAACCGCAAGGGGAAGTAGCACTGATTTCCCAAATCACTGGCAATCTTGTTCTAGGCTGAGCCTCAAGCACAAGTCAGGCAGGCAACAAATTAAAGCTGCACTCTTTGGGGAAATGGGCAACTCTTGAAAAGCCTCAGATTCCTGGCCTTGGCCCTGTCTCTATAAATCACTTCAGCCATGGACTCAGCTGGGAGCCCAAGGAGCCTGGAGAACAAGCTGCCGTCCTCTCCTCCCGTGAAAGCCGCTCTCTAGGGTCAGCACAGGAGCGAACTGGCCGAGCTGTGCTCgctctgcagagagaaagaCATCATTCTCTGGGACATGTTTGCCACGAGGTTTTCCTAGCAGTTTGCTGAGGGGTGGGCTGGCTGTCCCGACCATCATTGGATGACATTTGCATTCATTTCTTGTTGGGCTGCCAGCGGCGCGCCGGGTGCCGTCGGTGCCATCAGGTGACAGCCAGCTTCATTGCACACACGCACGGCGCTGCTGCCTTGGCACTCGCCTCATCCGTGACGCAGAGGGGATtctgggggacaggagggtcCTTTCTGTCACACCttggccagcagggctgtggagatGCCCTGGTGGAGGTACACACAGTAGGGAGGCTTTCTCAGGGCAGCACCGCCTTCCCACACGCCTGGGCCTTCAGCCCCTTGAGAGACGCAATCCCTGCGTGCTGTCTGCTGCAGGCCTCCCCTCTTGTTCCTTGGTTAGTCCTCCGTCCCCTCCTTGTCATCACATATCAGGCTCTTAAGCAGCTGGGAGGCTTTTCCTGAGGCACTGAAACTGATCCGTCCCCGCAGACaggagggtgaggagcagggattgTGCCGTGCCTGCACACAGCCCACCCTGGCCCCACGCTCCTTTGGCTGGGTcaggtgctgcctgtgcagctgctggaagcaggagcCTTCCTCAGCCCCTGGTACCCAACACCCACAGGTgtcatccctgtccctgctggatgCACGAGTGGAGATACCCATCCTCACTGGCACACGTGAGATAAAaccccattgctgcaggatcAGACCCACCACGGCCACGCTGTAGGGAGCCCATCCGTGcttgctgaggaggaggaggagcaggaaagggaagTCATGGCTCTCTGCAGGACACTCTCCCTGTCTGAGCAGCCCACCCGAGGGCAGGCGCCTGGCACACAGCAAGCACAGCGCACAGATGGGCTGACGGCGGCGTCCCGGCgctccacagctgcctgcatATGGCACACATGTTTTGGCTTGTGCTGGCTGACTCTCCAGATGGCAGGAAGGGGTGTGggtgcctttttttcctcccagttcTTGGTGGAGGAAGAGCCAAACACAGTTGTTTCGCACAAGGCGAGGCCAAGCCAGAACCCAGCCGTGTCCCTGAGGactgagctgtccccagcttGCCTCGGaggccagggcccctcagaGGTGGGAGGCAGGCgggcagctgccagctctgggaagcTGCCTGCTGTTGGGAGAGATGTGTCCTTGCCATTGTGCTCACCCCTTGGTGTCACAGCCACCAGGAACGAGgatttctctccctctctgtgtTGAGCTGCTGTacaccctgctgccctgccataCAGCCACAGCACTGAAGTGGGACTGAGCAGATGCTCCTGAGAAACAGCTTCTTCCCCCTGGTCTTGGTGCTTGTGGTCTTCAGCTATTAAGTCTGGAAGAGATTTCTCCCCCTTAGTCCCCCAAGTATCACTTGTCCAAGTGATCTTTCCACTGACAGCAGGCTCCTGAGGCAAACTGGAGTTCTTGGGAAACACTGACCTGCTCTGAAGCACTTGGAGGTGGTGAGATACTTCTGCTGTACTTGgctgtccctctgctgctgcctttctggTGTCCCTCGTGGcgctgctcctgtccctgtgactgggcagctcctgtctgcagcactgctctcctgctcccaaatgccctggcagctgctggtcAGTGAGttcttgccctgccctggctgctgcatgCCCTGGCTGTGACATGGGGGATTGTCACTTGCATCCCTTTCATCTTCCTCTCCCTGCCATGGTGGGTGGTCAGAAACCCAAACATCTCTGATGCAGCACTGAGACAGCACTGAGTTCACAGGGACCTGGGGTCACCTTGTCCTCCATGTGAAGATTCCTACCCATCCTTTTCATGTTCAAGTTCATGGACTAGTGCAACTGTCTGGAGGAGACAAGATGTGACAACAACATTGCCTATCTTCAAAGCAACTGTTCTCCATGCAGTGcaattctgtctctttttttatcTGCAAATTCCTATTGGCAGCGAGAGACTCATCCTCCAGCAAGTCCCATCTGTGAAA belongs to Zonotrichia leucophrys gambelii isolate GWCS_2022_RI chromosome 4, RI_Zleu_2.0, whole genome shotgun sequence and includes:
- the ATOH8 gene encoding transcription factor ATOH8, giving the protein MRSAPLAEGEPWPRLCPAELGGLRRLRRKHGACKSFRVELKVLSGRRTALRAPPAMPPPAATAAAAAPPAWEPRSAALGPAAASSAFPAAPPPPPAASPRPRPGEASGVSPEIKALQQTRRLLANARERTRVHTISAAFEALRKQVPCYSYGQKLSKLAILRIACNYILSLARLADLDYSADHSNMSFSECVEQCTRTLQAEGRSKKRKE